Proteins encoded by one window of Deinococcus yavapaiensis KR-236:
- a CDS encoding response regulator transcription factor yields the protein MEQRILLIEDNLDITRVVQYELEQAGYKVLTAPDGVSGLTSARENSPDLVILDLGLPDFDGAEIARRLRKTSSVPIIILTAMDAVDRKVNLLEAGADDYITKPFHPEELVARVKVQLRHQQHGEVITIGALEIHPQKRLCHYNGHEVRLSPKEFDLLTFLARQPGRVYSRDEIEREVWNGELPSNSNVVDVHMANMRAKLRDLDGYGIIRTVRGIGYALKTP from the coding sequence ATGGAACAACGTATCCTGCTCATTGAAGACAACCTGGACATCACGCGGGTCGTTCAGTACGAACTCGAACAAGCGGGTTACAAAGTCCTGACCGCCCCCGACGGCGTTTCCGGCCTTACATCCGCCCGTGAGAACAGCCCCGACCTTGTCATTCTCGACCTTGGACTGCCCGACTTCGACGGCGCGGAAATCGCACGTCGTCTGCGTAAAACGAGTTCGGTGCCCATCATCATCTTGACGGCCATGGACGCCGTCGACCGCAAGGTGAACTTGCTGGAGGCAGGCGCCGACGATTACATCACCAAGCCGTTTCACCCCGAGGAACTCGTCGCGCGGGTGAAAGTGCAACTGCGTCACCAGCAGCACGGCGAAGTCATCACGATCGGCGCGCTGGAAATTCACCCACAAAAACGCTTGTGCCACTACAACGGGCACGAGGTGCGCCTCTCGCCGAAGGAATTCGACTTGCTGACCTTTCTCGCGCGTCAGCCCGGGCGCGTGTACTCACGCGACGAAATCGAGCGCGAAGTGTGGAACGGCGAACTTCCGAGCAACTCGAACGTCGTGGACGTGCACATGGCGAACATGCGCGCGAAACTACGCGACCTCGACGGCTACGGCATCATTCGCACGGTCCGCGGCATCGGCTACGCTCTCAAAACCCCTTGA
- a CDS encoding single-stranded DNA-binding protein — translation MARGMNHVYLVGALARDPELRYTPSGVPVFEATIAGEDHVVGNDGRERKLPWYHRVSILGKPAEWISERNLKAGDVVMVEGSLDYSSWEDAQSGQKRSQVRVKAQRIEQIAPSAENVQDAGGGIRLGGGWNVVMVLGNLTRDPELRYTPGGDAVLGVGLAVNEQWRDKTGNQQEKTHWIDVTLWRELAEAAANLKKGDPLLVTGRLMNEAWTDREGNKRNSTKVEATKVEALTRGAGTGMSAATPAMTRETTRSTARPAAPSRANTGSRSGSLDIDQGLDNFPPEEEDLPF, via the coding sequence ATGGCTCGAGGAATGAATCACGTGTACCTGGTCGGCGCTCTCGCTCGCGATCCTGAACTTCGCTACACCCCCAGCGGTGTACCGGTCTTCGAAGCGACCATCGCGGGAGAAGACCACGTCGTCGGCAACGACGGCCGTGAACGCAAGCTGCCCTGGTACCACCGCGTGTCCATTCTCGGCAAACCCGCCGAGTGGATCAGCGAGCGCAACCTCAAGGCGGGCGACGTCGTGATGGTCGAAGGTTCCCTGGACTACAGCTCCTGGGAAGACGCCCAGAGCGGTCAGAAGCGCAGTCAAGTGCGCGTCAAGGCGCAGCGCATCGAACAGATCGCGCCCAGCGCCGAGAACGTGCAGGACGCCGGAGGCGGCATTCGACTCGGTGGCGGCTGGAACGTCGTCATGGTGCTCGGCAACCTCACGCGCGACCCGGAACTTCGCTACACGCCCGGCGGTGACGCCGTGCTCGGAGTCGGCCTCGCCGTGAACGAGCAGTGGCGCGACAAAACGGGCAACCAGCAGGAGAAGACCCACTGGATCGACGTGACGCTGTGGCGAGAACTCGCCGAGGCGGCCGCGAATCTCAAGAAGGGCGATCCTCTGCTCGTCACCGGCCGCTTGATGAACGAAGCGTGGACGGACCGCGAAGGCAACAAGCGCAACTCCACCAAAGTAGAAGCGACGAAAGTCGAAGCTCTTACCCGAGGCGCGGGCACCGGCATGTCCGCAGCCACCCCGGCCATGACCCGTGAGACCACGAGGAGCACGGCCCGCCCGGCTGCCCCCAGCCGCGCGAACACGGGGTCCCGTTCGGGGAGCTTGGATATCGATCAAGGTCTCGACAATTTCCCGCCGGAAGAAGAAGACCTGCCGTTCTAA
- the rpsF gene encoding 30S ribosomal protein S6 encodes MNTYDLNLILSPNLSADQVVTEKEYVENTVKAAGGEIVNLDEAGNRRLAYSVEKDREGYFLFYQVHMTGNPERAVASVLRLRDNIRRVLVVKDRPEWKTKKA; translated from the coding sequence ATGAACACGTACGACCTCAACCTGATCCTCAGCCCCAACCTTTCGGCCGATCAGGTCGTGACCGAGAAGGAGTACGTCGAGAACACCGTGAAGGCCGCTGGCGGCGAGATCGTGAACCTCGACGAGGCGGGCAACCGTCGCCTCGCGTATTCGGTCGAGAAGGACCGCGAAGGCTACTTCCTGTTCTACCAAGTCCACATGACGGGCAACCCGGAAAGAGCCGTGGCGAGCGTTTTGCGCTTGCGCGACAACATCCGCCGCGTGCTGGTGGTCAAGGACCGCCCCGAGTGGAAGACGAAGAAGGCCTGA
- a CDS encoding response regulator, with protein MPRVLVVDDDAAILKLVSVILARAGYTIHACSHPVEALAWLDRETPDLVISDVVMPYMTGYEFLEQLRERTELSHLPFMLLSSHAEREDVRRGMNLGADDYLPKPFTPHDLTAAVEARLRRVGAKVVPTTHLDARALGTCSVLWKGESVQWVSRKAMELFFLLVERKEVTSWEAAEALWPEKDESRASSLFHTTLHRLRRSLSSDAVVSQSRRYALSSDLSLKYDVHRFEERVETLLRAPTSFEDARDVASQYGRFLPDVDSDWCEDVRHRLEEKQLMVLNLAASLANAAGRTREAAALHQQALTLDPLSERDWEGLAKTLGEIGDPRAQLARRREPWWTTDLV; from the coding sequence ATGCCGCGTGTCCTGGTCGTTGATGACGACGCCGCGATTCTCAAGCTCGTCAGTGTCATCCTGGCGCGGGCGGGATACACCATACATGCCTGCTCGCATCCTGTGGAGGCCCTCGCGTGGCTCGATCGTGAAACGCCTGACCTCGTCATCTCCGACGTCGTCATGCCCTACATGACAGGCTACGAGTTTTTGGAGCAATTGCGCGAACGCACCGAGTTGTCGCACCTGCCGTTCATGCTGTTGTCGAGTCACGCCGAGCGCGAAGACGTGCGGCGCGGCATGAACCTCGGCGCGGACGACTACCTGCCCAAACCCTTCACTCCCCACGATCTCACGGCGGCCGTCGAGGCGCGGCTGCGGCGCGTCGGCGCGAAGGTCGTGCCCACCACGCACCTCGACGCACGCGCTCTCGGCACGTGCAGCGTCTTGTGGAAAGGCGAAAGCGTGCAGTGGGTGTCACGCAAGGCGATGGAGCTTTTCTTCCTGCTCGTGGAGCGCAAGGAAGTCACGAGCTGGGAAGCGGCCGAGGCATTGTGGCCCGAGAAGGACGAGTCGCGGGCGTCCAGCCTCTTCCACACGACGCTGCACCGTCTGCGCCGCTCGCTGTCGTCCGACGCCGTCGTCAGCCAAAGCCGCCGCTACGCGCTGAGCTCGGACCTCAGCCTCAAGTACGACGTTCACCGCTTCGAGGAGCGCGTCGAAACCTTGCTGCGTGCGCCGACGTCCTTCGAGGATGCCCGCGACGTCGCCTCGCAGTACGGACGCTTTCTTCCCGACGTCGACTCCGATTGGTGCGAAGACGTTCGCCACCGCTTGGAAGAAAAGCAGCTGATGGTCCTCAACCTCGCCGCGAGCCTCGCGAACGCGGCGGGCCGCACGCGTGAAGCGGCCGCGCTGCATCAGCAGGCCCTCACCCTCGATCCGCTCAGCGAGCGCGATTGGGAAGGACTCGCCAAGACGCTGGGCGAAATCGGCGATCCGCGCGCTCAGCTCGCGCGTCGCCGCGAGCCGTGGTGGACGACCGATCTCGTGTGA
- a CDS encoding Fur family transcriptional regulator yields the protein MKVVRQTRQRQAVLEVLRSTRTHPDAAWVFQEVRRAMPNISLGTVYRSLDALASEGVVMVIERAGERARYDYRHEDHHHVVCRGCGAIFDVPPSLTPPLPSDLPSGFRVTEVVLEYHGLCEKCQQEH from the coding sequence ATGAAAGTCGTGCGCCAAACTCGGCAACGTCAAGCGGTGCTGGAGGTGCTGCGCTCCACGCGAACACACCCGGACGCCGCGTGGGTCTTCCAGGAAGTGCGCCGCGCGATGCCGAACATCAGCCTCGGGACGGTGTACCGTTCGCTCGACGCGCTCGCGAGCGAAGGAGTCGTCATGGTGATCGAGCGTGCCGGAGAGCGCGCTCGGTACGATTACCGCCACGAGGATCACCATCACGTCGTGTGCCGAGGGTGCGGCGCGATTTTCGACGTGCCGCCCTCCTTGACGCCGCCCCTGCCCAGCGACCTCCCGTCAGGCTTCCGCGTGACGGAAGTGGTGCTGGAGTACCACGGGCTGTGCGAGAAGTGCCAGCAGGAGCATTGA